One genomic window of Longimicrobium sp. includes the following:
- a CDS encoding RluA family pseudouridine synthase: protein MAGREPGGGRWTEHTVGEGEAGRTVQEVLTGTMGISRRMIQKLTRARGILLNRRPAFLGRKVKAGDVVAARVRYEEEAGLEPVAMELSVVHEDADVLVLDKPAGVLVHPTSPEQKATLSHGVAHHFQRQGLRAKVRPVHRIDRDTSGLVLFAKSADAHQRLDRQLRERELVRVYLALVEGSVAEDAGVLDAPIGPHPRAPHLRSVRPDGEPARTRFRVVERFPAATLLELELDTGRTHQVRVHMLHAGHPVLGDRQYGRAGAGLIGRQALHASRLSFAHPSTGAALAFEAPLPDDMAALVERLRGTRTDQG, encoded by the coding sequence TTGGCGGGACGGGAGCCGGGAGGCGGTCGGTGGACGGAGCACACGGTGGGCGAGGGCGAGGCGGGGCGCACCGTGCAGGAGGTCCTCACCGGGACCATGGGGATCTCGCGGCGGATGATCCAGAAGCTCACCCGGGCCAGGGGGATCCTGCTGAACCGCCGCCCCGCGTTCCTGGGCCGCAAGGTGAAGGCGGGCGACGTGGTGGCCGCGCGCGTGCGCTACGAGGAGGAGGCCGGCCTGGAGCCCGTGGCGATGGAGCTCTCCGTCGTCCACGAAGACGCCGACGTGCTGGTGCTCGACAAGCCGGCCGGCGTCCTCGTCCACCCCACCTCGCCCGAGCAGAAGGCCACCCTCTCGCACGGCGTGGCGCACCACTTCCAGCGGCAGGGCCTGCGCGCCAAGGTGCGCCCCGTGCACCGCATCGACCGCGACACCTCGGGGCTGGTGCTCTTCGCCAAGTCCGCCGACGCGCACCAGCGGCTGGACCGGCAGCTGCGCGAGCGCGAGCTGGTCCGCGTCTACCTGGCCCTGGTGGAGGGCTCCGTCGCCGAAGACGCCGGGGTGCTCGACGCGCCGATCGGCCCGCACCCGCGCGCGCCCCACCTGCGCTCCGTGCGCCCCGACGGCGAGCCCGCGCGCACCCGCTTCCGCGTGGTGGAGCGCTTCCCCGCGGCCACGCTGCTGGAGCTGGAGCTCGACACGGGCCGCACGCACCAGGTGCGCGTGCACATGCTGCACGCCGGCCACCCCGTCCTGGGCGACCGCCAGTACGGCCGCGCGGGCGCGGGGCTGATCGGGCGGCAGGCGCTGCACGCGTCCCGCCTCTCCTTCGCCCACCCGTCCACCGGCGCGGCGCTCGCCTTCGAGGCCCCCCTGCCGGACGACATGGCCGCCCTGGTCGAGCGCCTGCGAGGCACGCGTACGGACCAGGGCTGA
- a CDS encoding amidohydrolase family protein, whose product MIRSLVSAAAATAALLLASASDSHAQRAAATNYPLRGSGTVVLRAARLIDGTGAAAVQNGVVVVTDDRIVAVGRQGSVAEPAGARVIDLGDATLLPGFIDAHVHIIGRTLGDPAGDDASVRDLPAVGPILGVENARRTLMAGFTTVRNAGSDGFADVALRNLINQGFVIGPRILASGHALGITGGHCDENGFRPGVVEADWRSGVANGESEVMAAARYQVKYGADVIKTCATGGVLSEGDAVGVQQYTFDEMKAIVDEARLLERRVLAHAHGTEGIKVAVRAGVASIEHGSFLDEEGARMMAQRGTFLVPTLSAGETVLRAADSGVLTGLRAEKARAAGNAMRNAIRTAVRLGVPVALGTDAGVGAHGANGHEFTLMVDWGGMTPMQAIVAGTRSAAKLLDVDDRVGTLAAGKLADVVAVRGDPLRDVRALENGVVFVMKNGVVHRQP is encoded by the coding sequence GTGATCCGATCCCTCGTCAGCGCGGCGGCGGCCACGGCTGCGCTGCTCCTCGCGTCGGCGTCCGACTCGCACGCCCAGCGCGCGGCCGCCACCAACTACCCCCTGCGCGGCTCGGGGACGGTGGTGCTGCGCGCGGCGCGGCTGATCGACGGCACCGGCGCGGCGGCCGTGCAGAACGGCGTGGTGGTGGTCACCGACGACCGCATCGTGGCCGTGGGGCGGCAGGGGAGCGTGGCCGAGCCCGCCGGCGCGCGGGTGATCGACCTGGGCGACGCCACCCTGCTCCCCGGCTTCATCGACGCGCACGTGCACATCATCGGGCGCACGCTGGGCGACCCCGCGGGCGACGACGCGTCCGTGCGCGACCTGCCGGCGGTGGGACCGATCCTGGGGGTGGAGAACGCGCGCCGCACGCTGATGGCGGGCTTCACCACGGTGCGCAACGCGGGCTCCGACGGCTTCGCCGACGTGGCGCTGCGCAACCTGATCAACCAGGGCTTCGTGATCGGCCCGCGCATCCTGGCCAGCGGGCACGCGCTGGGGATCACCGGCGGGCACTGCGACGAGAACGGCTTCCGCCCGGGGGTCGTGGAGGCCGACTGGCGCTCCGGCGTGGCCAACGGCGAGAGCGAGGTGATGGCGGCGGCGCGCTACCAGGTGAAGTACGGCGCCGACGTGATCAAGACCTGCGCGACGGGGGGCGTGCTCTCGGAGGGCGACGCGGTGGGGGTGCAGCAGTACACCTTCGACGAGATGAAGGCCATCGTCGACGAGGCCCGGCTGCTGGAGCGCAGGGTGCTGGCGCACGCGCACGGCACCGAGGGGATCAAGGTGGCGGTGCGCGCGGGCGTCGCCTCCATCGAGCACGGCTCGTTCCTGGACGAGGAGGGGGCGCGGATGATGGCCCAGCGCGGCACCTTCCTGGTGCCCACCCTCTCGGCGGGCGAGACGGTGCTCCGGGCGGCGGACTCGGGGGTGCTCACGGGCCTCCGGGCGGAGAAGGCGCGCGCCGCCGGGAACGCGATGCGCAACGCCATCCGCACGGCGGTGCGCCTGGGGGTGCCGGTGGCGCTCGGCACCGACGCGGGGGTGGGCGCGCACGGCGCCAACGGCCACGAGTTCACGCTGATGGTGGACTGGGGCGGGATGACGCCGATGCAGGCGATCGTGGCCGGCACCCGCAGCGCGGCGAAGCTGCTGGACGTGGACGACCGGGTGGGGACGCTCGCGGCCGGGAAGCTGGCCGACG